In Cicer arietinum cultivar CDC Frontier isolate Library 1 chromosome 1, Cicar.CDCFrontier_v2.0, whole genome shotgun sequence, one DNA window encodes the following:
- the LOC140918848 gene encoding uncharacterized protein, whose translation MADAPPLERTLGEYGKRDRNHARLNIHNQLITVNKGGGSKSGMLELNIMDARLAQGKLLSKQIEDVITAEIKKRMTTLNMQPQVAPNHQKISWKDQQSGSQGQQGAHENQVPPRKAVWASSIEKLITSTSSFIEESRAIQKNHSSSIKNLETQLGQLVQQLAQRAPGNLSSDTIPNPRNNVNVVTTRSGKVSELVPPKGKKGGSASAPTHSEEIVTLTLVEEDIGREKEEEPVVQKKEALPKPEIQLPFPQRLKREESEKQFEALEQMSTYAKFMKEILSKKMKIDGEIVMLTEECNAIIWRKLPPKFKDPGSFSITCAIGDRTFGKAQCDIGSSVSLMPLSIYKRLGI comes from the exons ATGGCCGATGCACCACCACTTGAACGTACCCTCGGCGAGTATGGGAAACGAGATAGGAACCACGCTCGGTTGAACATCCATAACCAATTGATTACCgtcaacaa AGGTGGTGGGTCAAAAAGTGGTATGTTGGAATTGAATATTATGGATGCTAGGTTGGCTCAAGGGAAGCTTCTCTCAAAACAAATAGAAGATGTTATCACCGCTGAGATAAAGAAGAGGATGACAACTCTAAATATGCAACCCCAAGTGGCCCC aaatcatcaaaAAATTTCATGGAAAGATCAACAAAGTGGATCTCaaggtcaacaaggagctcatGAAAATCAAGTTCCACCACGGAAAGCTGTTTGGGCGAGTTCTATTGAGAAGTTAATTacaagcacaagttctttcattgaagagtcaagagccatccaaaAAAATCACTCATCCTCAATAAAGAATCTTGAGACCCAACTGGGTCAACTTGTTCAACAACTAGCACAAAGAGCGCCTGGAAATTTGTCTAGTGACACAATTCCGAATCCACGAAATAATGTCAATGTCGTGACAacgaggagtggcaaggtaagtgaactaGTACCACCTAAAGGCAAAAAGGGTGGGAGTGCTTCAGCTCCAACCCACTCGGAAGAAATTGTCACTCTGACATTAGTTGAGGAGGACATTGGTcgtgaaaaggaggaagaacctgtggtGCAGAAAAAGGAAGCCCTGCCAAAGCCTGAAATTCAACTTCCAttccctcaaagattaaaaagggAAGAATCTGAAAaacaatttg aagcaCTAGAGCAGATGTCGACATATGCCAAGTTCATGAAAGAGATTCTatcaaagaaaatgaaaatcgATGGTGAAATAGTGATGCTTACCGAAGAGTGCAATGCTATTATATGGAGGAAGCTCCCACCTAAGttcaaggatcctggaagcttctctaTTACTTGTGCTATTGGggatagaacttttgggaaagCCCAATGTGATATTGGGTCTAGTgtgagtcttatgcccctttccatatacaaaaggtTAGGAATTTGa